A window from Musa acuminata AAA Group cultivar baxijiao chromosome BXJ3-10, Cavendish_Baxijiao_AAA, whole genome shotgun sequence encodes these proteins:
- the LOC103968637 gene encoding non-specific lipid transfer protein GPI-anchored 11, with amino-acid sequence MAGDRTGVWVLFLLLLWLTTAIMHGDGAPVAAPAPSPDCSSALLDLADCLSFVENGSTVAKPEGQCCSGLKKVVKEDVICLCEVLKQGPSLGVNLTKALTLPSACKLSTPPFSKCNISIAGVPAAAPAPTPSLGSPSSSSSSSSVPTGAPSPSSPGKSNAALQLPSLGFLIGSMAVSLWLLCVSHGLEF; translated from the exons ATGGCTGGAGATAGGACTGGCGTTTgggttctcttcctcctcctcctgtggTTGACCACAGCCATTATGCATGGTGATGGAGCTCCTGTTGCTGCACCAGCACCCTCCCCGGACTGCTCCTCTGCTCTGCTTGACCTTGCTGACTGCCTCTCCTTTGTGGAGAATGGGAGCACAGTGGCCAAGCCGGAAGGGCAGTGCTGCTCTGGCCTCAAGAAGGTGGTCAAGGAAGATGTCATCTGCCTCTGTGAAGTTCTCAAGCAAGGACCAAGCCTTGGTGTCAACCTCACCAAGGCCCTCACCCTTCCATCTGCCTGCAAGCTCTCCACCCCTCCCTTCAGCAAATGCAAca TTTCCATTGCTGGTGTTCCTGCTGCAGCTCCTG CTCCAACTCCCTCACTTGGATcaccttcttcgtcttcttcttcttcttctgtgccTACTGGAGCCCCATCTCCATCATCCCCGGGCAAGTCCAATGCAGCACTACAGCTTCCATCCTTGGGGTTCCTGATCGGAAGCATGGCAGTGAGTCTCTGGTTGCTCTGCGTGTCCCACGGACTGGAATTTTAG
- the LOC103968636 gene encoding acetyl-CoA carboxylase 1: MAETLQMNGLVNGTFQVRHAATMSEIDDFCKSLGGKTPIHSILVANNGMAAVKFMRSVRTWAYETFGTEKAILLVAMATPEDLKINAEHIRIADQFVEVPGGTNNNNYANVQLIVELAEITRVSAVWPGWGHASENPELPDALNAKGIIFLGPPAAPMAALGDKIGSSLIAQAAGVPTLPWSGSHVRIPPESCLDSIPEEIYRNACVYTTEEAVASCHVVGYPAMIKASWGGGGKGIRKVHNDDEVRALFKQVQGEVPGSPIFIMKVASQSRHLEVQLLCDQYGNVAALHSRDCSVQRRHQKIIEEGPITVAPPETVKQLEQAARRLAKCVGYAGAATVEYLYSMETGEYYFLELNPRLQVEHPVTEWIAEVNLPAAQVAVGMGIPLWQIPEIRRFYGMDHGGGYNAWKRTSVLATPFDFDKAESVWPKGHCIAVRVTSEDPDDGFKPTSGKVQELSFKSKPNVWAYFSVKSGGGIHEFSDSQFGHVFAFGESRALAIANMVLGLKEIQIRGEIRTNVDYTIDLLNASEYRDNKIHTGWLDSRIAMRVRAERPPWYLSVVGGALYKASTSSAAIVSEYVGYLGKGQIPPKHISLVNSDVTLNIEGSKYTIEMVRGGPGSYKLRMNGSEIEAEIHTLRDGGLLMQLDGNSHVIYAEEEAAGTRLLIDGRTCLLQNDHDPSKLIAETPCKLLRFLVSDGAHVETDTPYAEVEVMKMCMPLLLPASGVIHFVMSEGQAMQAGDLIAKLDLDDPSAVRRAEPFHGSFPKLGPPTAVSGKVHQRCAASLSSARMILAGYEHNINEVVQDLLHCLDSPELPFLQWQESMSVLATRLPKDLRNELDTKYKEHEAISTFQKNLDFPAKLLKGVLEGHLSSCTEKEKATQERLVEPLMSLVKSYEGGRESHARVIVRSLFEEYLTVEELFSDSIQADVIERLRLQHKKDLLKIVDIVLSHQGVRSKNKLILRLMEAMVYPNPAAYHDLLIRFSALNHTTYSELALKASQLLEQTKLSELRTSIARSLSELEMFTEEGERLSTPRRKSAINERMEDLVGTPLAVEDALIAFFDHSDPTLQRRVVETYIRRLYQPYLIKESVRMQWHRSGLIASWEFSQEHIEKKNKSQDPSNCLSSVEKHCEKRWGAMVIIKSLQLLPAAINTALKETTQCMNSDIDHEIIPNGLPGCSGKGNMLHVALVGINNQMSTLQDSGDEDQAQERINKLAKILKENTLSSDLQDADVRVISCIIQRDEGRVPMRHSFHWSAEKMYYEEEPLLRHLEPPLSTFLELEKLKGYRNLQYTSSRDRQWRLYTTLDSKAVIRRMFLRTLLRQPSTINGFASSQVLDTEISRAQPSLSFTSISILRSLMAALEELELHVHNTTTRSDHSHMYICILREQQLHDLLPPSRIMALDSCQDETTICLILREMALKIHELVGVRMHRLAVCEWEVKLWLNSDGLAAWRIVVTNVTGHTCTVHIYREVENINSHEMVYHSITPANGPLHGVPLNAQYSPLGFIDQKRLVARKNNTTYCYDFPLAFETALRRSWASYTSIDARVNDNKDLIKFTELVFAEKFGAWGTPLVPASRSSGLNDIGMIAWLMEMSTPEFPDGRKIIVVANDVTFKVGSFGPREDAFFHAVTNLACDKKLPLIYLAANSGARIGAAEEVKSCFKVGWSDESSPERGFHYIYLTPEDYQRIGSSVIAHERKLENGEIRWVIDTIVGKADDLGVENLSGSGAIAGAYSKAYNEIFTLTYVTGRTVGIGAYLARLGMRCIQRLDQPIILTGFSTLNKLLGREVYSSHMQLGGPKIMATNGVVHLTVSDDLEGISAILRWLSYVPPYIGGPLPILRSLDPPERLVEYFPENSCDPRAAICGSNGNNDKWLGGIFDKDSFIETLEGWAKTVVTGRAKLGGIPVGVIAVETQTVMQIIPADPGQLDSHERVVPQAGQVWFPDSATKTAQALLDFNREELPLFILANWRGFSGGQRDLFEGILQAGSTIVENLRTYKQPVFVYIPMTGELRGGAWVVVDSKINPEHIEMYAEQTAKGNVLEPEGMIEIKFRTKDLIECMGRLDHEIISLKAKLQDIKAGIVSGDAEALRKSIMTREKKLLPVYTQIATQFAELHDTSLRMAAKGVIKKVVDWEESRSFFYKRLHRRVSEGSLVRTVRNAAGEQLSNTSAIELLKKWFLASEQAGAVSAVWEDDDAFFSWRDDSRNYEKYLEELRFQKVFKQLMELGESPSDLQVLPQCLSAVLSKMDSSSRAHLVEDIKKVLD, from the exons ATGGCAGAAACTTTGCAGATGAATGGGCTTGTAAATGGAACGTTTCAAGTCAGACATGCAGCAACGATGTCTGAAATTGATGATTTCTGCAAGTCTCTTGGTGGAAAGACTCCCATCCACAGCATATTGGTTGCAAATAATGGAATGGCAGCAGTTAAGTTCATGCGCAGTGTCAGAACATGGGCTTATGAAACTTTCGGAACTGAAAAGGCCATTCTTTTGGTGGCTATGGCAACTCCAGAGGACTTAAAAATTAATGCGGAGCACATTAGAATTGCTGATCAGTTTGTCGAAGTTCCCGGCGGAACGAACAACAATAATTATGCTAATGTCCAACTCATTGTCGAG TTGGCAGAGATAACCCGTGTTTCTGCTGTGTGGCCTGGATGGGGTCATGCGTCTGAGAATCCTGAGCTTCCAGATGCACTGAATGCAAAGGGAATAATCTTTCTTGGGCCTCCAGCTGCACCAATGGCAGCACTAGGTGATAAAATCGGCTCTTCTTTGATTGCTCAAGCAGCAGGAGTACCAACACTACCCTGGAGTGGTTCACAT GTCAGAATACCACCAGAGAGTTGTTTAGATTCAATTCCAGAGGAAATATATAGGAATGCTTGTGTATATACAACAGAAGAAGCAGTTGCTAGCTGTCATGTGGTTGGTTACCCAGCCATGATCAAGGCATCTTGGGGTGGTGGTGGTAAAGGGATAAGGAAG GTTCATAATGATGATGAAGTTAGAGCTCTGTTCAAACAAGTGCAAGGTGAAGTTCCGGGGTCTCCAATATTCATAATGAAGGTAGCATCACAG AGCCGACATTTAGAAGTTCAGTTACTATGTGACCAGTATGGAAATGTGGCTGCTTTGCACAGTCGAGACTGTAGTGTTCAAAGGAGACATCAAAAG ATCATTGAGGAAGGCCCGATTACAGTTGCCCCTCCCGAGACAGTAAAACAACTTGAGCAGGCTGCTAGGAGGCTTGCAAAGTGTGTAGGTTATGCTGGTGCTGCTACCGTTGAGTATCTTTACAGCATGGAAACTGGTGAATACTACTTTCTAGAGCTCAACCCGCGGCTACAG GTCGAACATCCGGTAACTGAGTGGATAGCTGAAGTAAACTTGCCAGCGGCTCAAGTTGCAGTAGGGATGGGAATACCTCTGTGGCAAATTCCAG AAATCAGACGCTTCTATGGAATGGATCATGGTGGAGGTTATAATGCCTGGAAGAGAACTTCTGTTCTTGCAACtccttttgactttgataaagcagAGTCTGTTTGGCCTAAAGGTCATTGCATAGCTGTTCGTGTTACTAGCGAGGATCCAGATGATGGCTTCAAGCCAACTAGTGGGAAAGTGCAG GAATTAAGTTTTAAAAGCAAGCCTAATGTTTGGGCCTACTTCTCTGTTAAG TCTGGAGGTGGCATTCACGAGTTCTCTGATTCTCAATTTG GTCATGTTTTTGCATTTGGAGAGTCTAGAGCTTTGGCGATAGCTAACATGGTTCTTGGTCTGAAAGAGATCCAAATCCGGGGAGAAATCCGCACCAATGTTGATTACACCATAGATCTTTTAAAT GCTTCAGAATATAGAGACAACAAAATCCACACAGGTTGGCTTGATAGTAGAATTGCTATGAGGGTTAGAGCTGAAAGACCTCCTTGGTATCTTTCAGTTGTTGGAGGGGCTCTCTAT AAAGCATCCACTAGCAGTGCAGCCATTGTTTCAGAGTATGTTGGTTATCTCGGAAAAGGTCAAATCCCACCGAAG CACATATCACTTGTCAACTCTGATGTTACTTTGAATATAGAAGGGAGTAAATACACG ATTGAAATGGTAAGGGGTGGGCCTGGTAGCTACAAGCTTAGGATGAATGGTTCAGAGATTGAAGCAGAAATTCATACTTTGCGTGACGGTGGTCTTCTGATGCAG TTGGATGGAAATAGTCATGTGATTTATGCTGAAGAAGAGGCTGCTGGCACTCGCCTTCTTATTGATGGAAGGACTTGTTTGTTACAG AACGACCATGATCCATCAAAATTGATAGCTGAGACACCATGCAAACTGCTTCGCTTCTTGGTTTCTGATGGTGCTCATGTTGAGACTGATACACCATATGCTGAGGTTGAGGTTATGAAGATGTGCATGCCATTGCTACTGCCTGCTTCTGGAGTTATCCATTTTGTGATGTCTGAGGGCCAGGCAATGCAG GCTGGTGACCTCATAGCAAAGCTTGATTTGGATGATCCCTCTGCTGTGAGAAGAGCTGAACCATTTCATGGCTCATTTCCTAAATTAGGGCCTCCTACTGCAGTTTCTGGCAAAGTACACCAAAGATGTGCTGCAAGTTTGAGTTCTGCAAGAATGATTCTTGCAGGATATGAGCATAACATCAATGAA GTTGTTCAAGACCTTCTGCACTGTCTTGACAGTCCAGAGCTCCCTTTCCTACAATGGCAGGAAAGCATGTCTGTATTGGCAACTCGTCTACCAAAAGATCTTAGAAATGAG TTGGACACAAAATATAAGGAGCATGAAGCTATATCAACTTTTCAGAAAAATTTGGACTTCCCTGCCAAGTTACTAAAGGGAGTTCTTGAG GGCCATCTCTCATCCTGCACCGAGAAAGAAAAGGCCACGCAGGAGAGGCTTGTGGAGCCTCTGATGAGTCTTGTGAAGTCATATGAGGGTGGTAGAGAAAGCCATGCTCGTGTTATAGTGCGGTCTCTGTTTGAGGAGTATCTAACTGTTGAAGAACTGTTCAGTGATAGCATTCAG GCTGATGTCATAGAACGTCTCCGGCTTCAACATAAGAAGGATCTCCTGAAGATCGTAGACATAGTATTGTCTCATCAG GGTGTCAGGAGTAAAAACAAGCTGATACTACGACTCATGGAAGCAATGGTTTACCCTAACCCTGCTGCCTACCATGATCTACTGATTCGTTTCTCTGCTCTTAACCATACAACATACTCTGAG TTGGCACTGAAAGCGAGTCAACTTCTTGAGCAAACTAAGTTGAGTGAATTACGTACGAGCATTGCCAGAAGCCTCTCTGAACTGGAAATGTTTACTGAAGAAGGAGAACGCCTATCTACCCCCAGGAGGAAGAGTGCTATTAATGAGAGGATGGAGGATCTGGTTGGTACTCCATTAGCTGTTGAGGATGCCCTTATAGCTTTCTTCGATCATAGTGATCCCACCCTTCAGAGGAGGGTCGTGGAAACATATATTCGTAGATTGTATCAG CCCTACCTCATAAAGGAAAGTGTTCGCATGCAATGGCACCGATCGGGTCTGATAGCCTCCTGGGAATTTTCTCAAGAACACATTGAGAAGAAAAATAAGTCTCAAGATCCATCAAATTGTTTGTCATCAGTAGAGAAACACTGTGAAAAGAGATGGGGGGCAATGGTTATTATTAAATCTCTTCAGCTTCTGCCAGCAGCAATTAACACTGCTTTGAAAGAGACCACTCAATGCATGAATTCTGATATTGATCATGAAATAATCCCAAATGGGCTTCCTGGGTGTTCTGGTAAAGGCAATATGCTTCATGTTGCTTTAGTTGGCATTAATAACCAAATGAGTACTCTTCAGGATAG TGGCGATGAGGACCAGGCCCAGGAGAGGATAAATAAACTGGCGAAGATTTTGAAGGAGAATACTTTAAGCTCTGATCTTCAAGATGCAGATGTCAGGGTCATTAGCTGCATCATACAGAGAGATGAAGGACGAGTACCGATGCGCCACTCCTTCCACTGGTCAGCTGAAAAGATGTATTATGAAGAAGAACCTTTACTTCGTCACCTGGAACCTCCTCTCTCTACATTTCTTGAATTG GAAAAGCTGAAAGGCTACAGAAACTTACAATATACCTCTTCAAGGGATCGCCAGTGGCGTCTGTACACTACTTTAGATAGCAAGGCTGTTATCCGGCGGATGTTTCTCCGGACACTTCTCAGACAACCAAGCACAATAAATGGCTTTGCATCAAGTCAAGTTCTTGACACAGAAATAAGCCGTGCCCAACCTTCTTTGTCCTTTACATCTATAAGTATACTGAGGTCATTAATGGCAGCTTTAGAAGAGTTGGAATTACATGTCCACAACACAACCACCAGGTCTGATCATTCTCACATGTATATTTGTATTTTGCGGGAGCAACAACTTCATGATCTTTTACCACCTTCAAG GATAATGGCCCTAGATTCTTGTCAAGATGAAACCACTATTTGTCTAATATTAAGGGAAATGGCTCTCAAGATTCATGAATTGGTTGGTGTTCGTATGCACCGTCTGGCTGTCTGTGAGTGGGAAGTGAAGCTATGGCTGAATTCTGATGGACTAGCTGCATGGAGAATTGTGGTGACCAATGTTACTGGTCATACTTGCACCGTTCAT ATCTATCGAGAAGTGGAGAATATCAATTCACATGAAATGGTTTACCATTCTATCACCCCTGCGAATGGTCCCCTCCATGGTGTCCCATTGAATGCTCAGTATTCGCCACTGGGGTTCATCGATCAAAAACGTTTAGTGGCTAGGAAAAACAACACAACATACTGCTACGACTTCCCCCTG GCATTTGAGACTGCACTTCGACGGTCATGGGCTTCTTATACCTCTATTGATGCTAGAGTGAATGACAATAAAGATCTCATCAAATTTACAGAACTGGTGTTCGCCGAGAAGTTTGGAGCTTGGGGCACTCCGCTAGTCCCTGCTAGCCGGTCCTCTGGTCTCAATGACATTGGCATGATAGCCTGGTTGATGGAGATGTCCACTCCAGAATTCCCTGATGGGAGAAAGATTATAGTTGTGGCAAATGATGTTACCTTCAAAGTTGGTTCATTTGGTCCAAGAGAAGATGCATTCTTCCATGCAGTAACTAATTTGGCTTGTGATAAGAAGCTCCCTCTGATCTATCTGGCAGCAAATTCTGGTGCTCGGATTGGAGCAGCTGAAGAAGTGAAATCTTGCTTTAAGGTTGGTTGGTCTGATGAGTCAAGCCCAGAACGCGGGTTTCACTACATCTATCTGACTCCAGAAGACTATCAACGTATTGGTTCCTCTGTTATCGCTCATGAACGGAAACTGGAAAATGGTGAGATCAGATGGGTCATAGATACGATAGTGGGAAAAGCGGATGACTTGGGAGTTGAGAACCTATCAGGAAGTGGTGCTATTGCTGGTGCTTATTCAAAGGCATATAATGAGATATTCACTCTTACCTATGTGACTGGACGAACTGTTGGTATCGGAGCATATCTTGCTCGGCTTGGCATGAGGTGCATTCAGCGTCTTGATCAGCCTATAATTCTTACTGGATTTTCTACTTTGAACAAACTTCTCGGACGTGAAGTATACAGTTCTCACATGCAACTGGGTGGCCCAAAGATCATGGCCACAAATGGGGTTGTTCATCTGACTGTATCAGATGATCTTGAGGGCATTTCAGCCATTTTGAGATGGCTTAGCTATGTTCCTCCATACATAGGTGGCCCGCTTCCCATATTGAGATCCCTGGATCCACCGGAGAGGCTTGTCGAATATTTCCCTGAGAATTCTTGTGATCCACGTGCTGCTATTTGTGGAAGTAACGGAAACAATGACAAGTGGTTAGGAGGCATATTCGACAAAGACAGCTTTATAGAGACGCTGGAAGGTTGGGCGAAAACTGTGGTCACGGGAAGAGCAAAGCTTGGCGGAATTCCTGTAGGGGTCATAGCTGTCGAGACACAGACGGTGATGCAAATTATCCCTGCAGACCCTGGTCAGCTTGATTCCCATGAACGTGTCGTCCCACAAGCAGGACAAGTTTGGTTCCCTGACTCTGCAACTAAAACAGCCCAGGCACTCTTAGACTTTAATCGCGAAGAACTTCCACTTTTTATCCTTGCCAACTGGAGAGGGTTTTCTGGTGGGCAGAGAGACCTATTTGAAGGGATACTCCAGGCAGGGTCTACGATTGTTGAGAACTTGAGGACATACAAACAACCTGTGTTTGTGTACATTCCCATGACCGGAGAGCTTCGTGGGGGTGCATGGGTTGTTGTAGACAGCAAGATTAATCCAGAGCACATTGAGATGTATGCTGAACAGACTGCCAAGGGTAATGTGCTTGAGCCTGAAGGAatgattgaaatcaaattcaGGACAAAAGACCTCATCGAATGCATGGGTAGGCTTGACCATGAGATTATCAGTTTGAAAGCAAAGCTTCAGGATATCAAGGCTGGCATAGTCTCTGGCGATGCAGAAGCACTTCGAAAGAGCATAATGACTCGGGAGAAGAAGCTGTTACCTGTCTACACTCAAATAGCCACACAGTTCGCCGAGTTGCATGACACTTCCCTCAGGATGGCCGCTAAGGGGGTGATCAAGAAAGTTGTGGATTGGGAGGAATCTCGTTCTTTCTTCTACAAAAGGCTACACAGGAGAGTTTCAGAGGGATCACTGGTAAGAACTGTTAGAAATGCTGCTGGAGAGCAGTTATCGAATACATCAGCTATAGAATTGCTGAAGAAATGGTTTTTGGCTTCTGAGCAAGCTGGAGCAGTGAGTGCTGTGTGGGAGGACGACGATGCTTTCTTTTCCTGGAGAGATGATTCTAGAAACTATGAGAAGTATCTTGAGGAGTTGAGGTTTCAAAAAGTATTTAAACAACTCATGGAACTCGGTGAATCGCCTTCCGATTTGCAAGTTTTGCCTCAATGCCTTTCTGCTGTTCTTAGCAAG ATGGATTCATCCAGCAGAGCACATTTGGTTGAAGATATCAAAAAAGTTCTTGACTGA
- the LOC135651450 gene encoding uncharacterized protein LOC135651450 codes for MPSSCGSLPSMEETGGDGKLKLKSLDGAYDPICVLTVAPAECSSTCRGPSWSSCLAPAPQHEPDFIPAYSPVKPARRNPSPGPKRPEKGNVINPPFAWATDRRATIHTLRHLVSRGITEIHGESQCKRCEARRVIRYDLVDKFAAVAGFFGANQHHMHDRAPSKWMRPTFPDCEACGQRNCVRPILSEKKREINWLFMLLGQTLGYCTHKQLKYFCKYSANHRTGAKNRLVYLTYRSLCKQLDPTLRF; via the coding sequence ATGCCGTCCTCTTGCGGATCTCTGCCATCCATGGAGGAAACGGGAGGAGATGGAAAGCTAAAGCTAAAGAGCCTCGATGGTGCATATGATCCCATCTGTGTGCTTACTGTTGCACCCGCCGAGTGTTCCTCCACCTGTCGCGGGCCAAGTTGGTCCTCTTGTCTTGCGCCTGCTCCGCAACATGAGCCGGATTTCATTCCTGCTTACTCTCCGGTGAAGCCCGCCCGGCGGAACCCTAGCCCGGGACCGAAGAGACCCGAGAAGGGCAATGTCATAAACCCTCCCTTCGCCTGGGCCACCGACCGCCGCGCCACCATCCACACCCTCCGCCACTTGGTCTCCCGTGGCATCACGGAGATCCACGGCGAGTCGCAGTGCAAGCGGTGCGAGGCGCGCCGGGTGATCAGGTACGATTTGGTGGACAAGTTCGCCGCAGTCGCGGGCTTCTTCGGCGCCAACCAGCACCACATGCACGACCGAGCGCCGTCCAAGTGGATGCGCCCGACGTTCCCGGACTGCGAGGCCTGCGGGCAGCGCAACTGCGTGCGGCCGATCTTGTCCGAGAAGAAGCGCGAGATCAACTGGTTGTTCATGCTGCTAGGGCAGACGCTGGGCTACTGCACGCACAAGCAACTCAAGTACTTCTGCAAGTACAGCGCGAACCATCGCACCGGCGCCAAGAACCGGCTCGTCTATCTCACCTATCGCAGTCTCTGCAAGCAGCTCGATCCTACCTTGCGCTTTTGA
- the LOC135585800 gene encoding uncharacterized protein LOC135585800, giving the protein MLLRRLLFSAARHFSSSAPSGGVAAESRTQKLERIADELLSLTKEERNDYSILFRLKLGLNQLVQAGGGLPSAGTGPGVEAATEEKEKTAFDIKLEKFDAAAKIKIIKEVRTFTDLGLKEAKELVEKAPVVLKKGVTKEEAEAIAAKLKEVGATVALE; this is encoded by the coding sequence ATGCTGCTCCGCCGCCTCCTCTTCTCCGCCGCCCGCCACTTCTCTTCTTCCGCACCCTCCGGCGGAGTTGCGGCCGAGTCGCGGACCCAGAAGCTCGAGCGAATCGCCGATGAGCTTCTTTCTTTGACTAAGGAGGAGCGCAATGACTACTCCATCCTCTTCCGCCTCAAGCTCGGCCTCAATCAATTGGTTCAGGCCGGAGGCGGCTTGCCCTCGGCGGGGACGGGTCCGGGTGTCGAGGCCGCCaccgaggagaaggagaagactgCGTTCGACATCAAGCTCGAGAAGTTTGACGCCGCGGCCAAGATCAAGATCATCAAGGAGGTGAGGACGTTCACCGACCTGGGGCTGAAGGAGGCCAAGGAGTTGGTGGAGAAGGCCCCCGTGGTGCTCAAGAAGGGGGTGACcaaggaggaggcggaggcgatCGCCGCCAAACTCAAGGAAGTCGGCGCCACTGTTGCGTTGGAGTGA